The Salminus brasiliensis chromosome 4, fSalBra1.hap2, whole genome shotgun sequence nucleotide sequence CATGCAGTGTCAGTTGTGGGCTCTTACAGATCCAGGTGTGTCCCTTTCCAAAACATGTCCAATCCAATCAATTCACATTGCAAGTGGTGGACTCTAACTGTGTCCTAGATACAACTCGGGGGTTAATGAAAGCAAACAGTTGTTCACAGTTTACCAAGaatgattatattatattgtcatTACAGGTGGATAGATTGATGGTAAAAATGGCAATTCATTCTGTGTCCACCCCGTCAAGGCCACGCACAGCATGTAACAGCTAAAGGGGTCTGAATACTTTCTGAATACACTGTGGAATCTTACTCACAGATACAAGCAAAACTGTCACATTTTACGGTCCACAATTGTTAGCCTGTGTATTTTCTCCTGTAATGGAGCGTAGTAGCTGTGCGTGCAGGGTTTAGTATTCATTGTGTAAACACATACTGCTACATACTGTAAATAACTGAGCCAAGTCCAGCACTCTTGTTATACTGAcgcatatatttgtttttttgtttgtttttgtgttttgttttgtttgtttttttgccctTTTCTCAGTGAACCGCTGTACCGGCTGTACAGCAGACCGGTCCGTAGTAAGCAGCTGGCTATAAAGCGTATGAACGAGATCCAGCGGAGCATAGACGGCTGGGAGGGAAAGGACATCGGTCAGTGTTGCAGCCAGTTCATCCTGGAGGGGCCGCTGGTGCGTGCCGGAGCAAAGCACGAGCGGCACAACTTTCTGTTTGACGGCCTCATGATCAGCTGCAAGGCTAATCAGAGCTCTCGACTGCCAGGAACGGGTAGCGGGGCGGAGTTTCGTCTGAAGGAGAAGTTTGTGCTGCGTAAGTATCAGATTGTGGACCGAGACGACTCTGGCGAGCTGCGATTTGCATTTGAGCTGGTCGGCCGTGAGGAGAGCAGCGCCGTTTTCTGCGCCCGCTCTGTAGAAGAGAAAAACGCTTGGATGGCAGCGCTGGTGACCCTGCAGTACCGCTCCACACTGGACCGCATGCTTGACACTGAGCTGCAGCGAGAGGAGCAGGCTCAGCCCCTTCGGCTGCCATCCCCCGAGGTTTATCGCTTTACTGTGCAGGACTCTGaggaaaacattgtttttgagGAACACACGCAGAGCAAGACCGGAATACCCATCATTAAAGCTGGTACTGTGGACAAACTCATCGAGAGACTCACTTACCACATGTATGCAGGTGAGGAGCTTGCTGGACCcttttacataatttacataataTTCTCCCACCCCTTCTTCACCATGTGTAGATAATCAGACAAACCATTAGAggttttccttctcttttttttttcttttttttagttttgcgaGGCTAATGTAGGTATGTAAGCGGATACCCCACCATTAGAGTTGGGTAGAGGGTTGGGTGCTATCCACTCTAAGGAGTACTGTGGTCTACGGTACCGTAAATCTGACAATTACAAATTGGTTAGCTTTTGCatagttagcaggataacagtctgTTCTCCACAGAACAAAATCAGGTCTGTCTGAAAGCCCATGTGAcctcaccaatcagtgagctccttTTATTGCACATGGAGGAATGATCTTATTTAGCTCTGTACTAAATACACAGAACAGAAAACTGACACACCATCAACATTTTAAGAAAGCGCAGCACTTAAAAGCCTAATTAGCATAGCTAAGGGAGAGTTCTCGCGGTTTCTCCAAAGGTATTTTtgtataagtttttttttttttttttttttttttttttttttttttttttttaatgtgtgtttgtttcagcTAGACAGTTTATTAAACACTCCTAACTagcaaagcatgatgtttcctgGATTTATCAGTAGTTAATTGTTCGGGTGCAGGACACTGTTGGTAGTCGTGTTGTAAATGTCTGTAGACTCGCACTCTCTTCTCAGTTTCGTGTTCCTCTTTTCTCACAGACCCGAATTTTGTGCGCACTTTCTTGACGACATATCGTTCCTTCTGCAAACCACAGGATCTCCTCACACTGCTCATTGAAAGGTAAACCATGGTGACTCACATGCAGGGACTTCCTCAAGCTGGCTTtttagtgtgagagtgtgactTTTTAGCATTGGTCTggtatagtgttttttttcagtgtgtcTCACCCCACCCAATAATTCCCTAGGATTGAGATTCCGGAGCCTGAGCAGTCAGAGGAAGACCTGCAGGCAATGTGGAATGGAGATCAACCGATGGCAGCTGAACTCCAGAGATTCCGACGAGAATATGTGCAACCTGTGCAGCTCAGGTTTGCGTTTATACTCCCACATTTCTACATGGTGTATGCTCTGAATGTGCTGCGGGCGGAATGGTTTCAGTACTGAACAATATAAAAGCGAGGGTGTGTTTTCACAACAGTTCTGGTCTCAGCCACCCGCCTCGTCTGCTGAAGCTGAGCCGAGAAAATAGTTGACTGTGTCAAACATAAGTGTcaaaacatttgttgtaaaaatcGTTTGAAGATACTTTTATTGATCACAAAGGTAATTTAGCGGCCAGTAGCAGTTGCACAgtaatacagtacaataataacaattaaatagaataaatgtaaaatatatgtgcAATATATGCATTTGAAATAAACACTGCACCAACTGGAGATGAAAGGCATTGCAGTAATAAAGAATAAGAAATGAAGCAGACAAatgacaatactgaataaatatgtgcatataaTGAATAGAAGCACAGATGCTTTTCAGAGTCCCAGAGTGATATGTGTAATAAGAGGCAGGGTATTgttaatgaatttatttatattcccTTTTTTATAAACTGTATTGATGTTTGGTCAGATCAGATCATTCAGattgattcagattcagaatctGAACTGATCAATATGTATAAACCTCTGCGTGAATATATGCACATtcgttcgtgtgtgtgtgtgtgtgtgtgtgtgtgtgtgtgtgtgtgtgtgtgtgtgtgtgtgtgtgttcgttcaggGTTCTGAATGTGTTCCGTCAGTGGGTGGAGCATCACTTCTATGACTTTGAGAGTGATCCAGACTTGCGCTGTAGGCTTGAGGAGTACATCACCAGCACATTACAGCTCAGAGGTACGTGTATGCACGGTcacatgcaaaggtttggacacgcTGCTCAAATTCTAAccataatcaatgttatttgcATAAATAAAGTTGTGTAATAAACTCCCTGCATTCAGGGACCCCTTCCTGTTTTTtaatgggagtgtgtgtgtgatctctgTGCAGGCAAGTCCATGCGTAAGTGGGTGGAGTCCATTAATAAGATAATTAAGCGTAAGATACAGACACAGCCGAACGGCGTGAGCCCCAACATCACCTTCGAAAGCCCACCACCTCCCATAGAGTGGCACATCAGCCGCCCTGGGCAGGTTGAAACCTTCGAGCTCATGACCCTTCACCCGATTGAAATCGCTCGCCAGCTCACCCTCCTGGAGTCTGACCTGTACAGGTGACACTTACCTTAGCCAATCAGGAGTTCTGCTTTCTATTTTTTCGTTCCATGAGGTAGCTCACAAGGTTGTTGTAGATGTTTGATTCAGTATTTCTTCAGTGAGCTTGTGTGGTCAAGATTTGATTTTTGGAATATGAATAATTCTGTCGTAGcttcctttttaaaaataagaaagcaAATGTTTGTCAACCAGAGTGAACACCTGCTTAATTTTACAGTTTCTGCATGGTGCCTTAGATAAAACTAATCAGGACAACTTAATTACCTACCCAGAGCCGTCCGCCCCTCCGAGCTGGTGGGCAGTGTGTGGACTAAAGAAGATAAGGAGACGAACTCTCCAAACCTGCTGAGGATGATCAGACACACCACCAACCTCACACTGTGGTTTGAGAAGTGAGTAACTGCACAGGGCCATGTAGTAGCGTTCTGTTGATAAAACACAGCAACtcatgctcgctctctctctccctctctccctctctctctctccctctcaggtGTATTGTTGAGTCTGAGAATCTGGAAGAGAGAGTAGCTGTGTTTTCGCGGGTTATTGAGGTTCTGCAGGTGTTCCAGGAGCTCAACAACTTTAATGGTGTTTTAGAAATAGTCAGCGCCATCAACTCTGTGCCAGTGTACCGCCTTGACCACACCTTTGAGGTGAGAAATCAAACAGCAGCAAATGAAGACACACTGATGTACCCATCTTACCAGAGctaaagtgtgtgtctgtgtctgtgtctgtgtgtgtgtctgtgtctgtgtctgtgtctgtgtctgtgtctgtgtctgtgtctgtgtctgtgtgtctgtgtgtctgtgtgtctgtgtctctgtgtgtctgtgtgtctgtgtgtctgtgcaggctgttccagagagaaagaggaggattcTAGAAGAAGCAGTGGAGCTCAGTCAGGATCACTTTAAAAAATACTTGGCCAGGCTCAAGTCCATCAACCCACCCTGCGTGCCTTTCTTTGGTGAGATTTGTAATCAGCTGCTCTGATGCGTCTGTGGTCCTCCATCATTTAAAGAAATTAATCTTACAGTGTTTGGTATTATTTGGTATTTATCTGACTCTCTTATCCAAGAACTCTACTGGTGTATAGTTGTCTGGTCAACTAGCCAAAGGACTAATCCCAGTGTGCCACAGGGAGGAATATATTACCCACTACTCCAATTCAGAAAAAAACCCCTAGAGGATGACTTCATGAAACCACTACAACTACATAGGGTTCTAATAAGTAGaaaatatatttaacattttcattaaaaatgaatttgaaaTGTGTATCAAATCTCAAGGCTAAAGACTAAATTGAAACCACATAGAATTGCTATGAATAGATTACCATAACGATGAGTTACTATAAATAGACTTTACTCAAAATCTGAATCCAGTAAATAAGTGGAAAGATGGGTGTAGATATCAGTAACTGCACCCacagctagtgtgtgtgtttatatacatgtCTGTGATAGTGaattgcatgtgtttgtgtataggTATCTACCTGACAAACATCCTGAAGACAGAAGAGGGGAACCCAGACTTTCTGAAACGTCACGGCAAAGAGCTGATTAACTTTAGCAAGAGGCGCAAAGTGGCTGAAATAACCGGGGAGATCCAGCAATACCAGAACCAGCCGTACTGCCTCCGAGTGGAACACGACATCAAAGTGGGTTCATTTCTCTTTTCTggctctttcttctttcttacttCCGTTGCAGCGGTCATGTATTTCAGTCGTTTTTGTGCTTGTGTTTGTTTGCAGAGGTTTTTTGAGAATCTGAACCCAATGGGCAGCAAGAGTGAAAAGGAGTTTTGTGATGATCTGTTCAAGAAATCTCTGGAGATTGAGCCACGGAACTGCAAACAGCCTCCACGATTTGTGAGTACTGCAGACTGCAAATTTTCAGCGTTCATCACAGCAACACATACAGTAATAAGGTCACTAATAACATGAAGCCTGTGAATAACAACAAGCTAATCTGTACAACAGGTCTAGAATGCAAGTGTTTTAATTTCTTAGTGTGTGCTCTCGGTTGCCCCCCATAGGTGAGAAAAACGACATACAGTCTGAAGTCCCCCGGGGTCCGCCCAGTACGGCAAGCATCCAGCAGTGGTGGGACAGCACGGGTTCACCCGGTACCGTTGGAACGTGAGCCACCACATAAAATCACATTCAGGAGCATCGCAGAGACCGAGGCGGAGAGCACCACCTCGCTGCCCACATcaccaaacacacccacacctcCACAGAGCGCCTGCTCGGACCTTTCCTCCGTCTTCATGGAGCCCGACCTCAGCAGCAGCTACGGTGAGgcctgtgtgagagtgtgtgttaggctGTGCTTCTATAGTTGTGTGAATAACACTGTTCCAACCCCCCGTGCAGAAGCGGCATAAACAGTGGTGGTACGCTCTCGCTGACCGCACTGTGCAGCAACATATTTTCAGTACATTCAGCACAGAATACGCTGCCAGACACAGAGGTACTGATTTGTAGATTCTGACATTCTTCCGGCGCACACACTAACAAACTGAACCTTCAGCATGAAGCAGTGATCGGGACTTCAGCCACTGCCAGCAACAATGTCTGGGGACCACAAGAGCTTCCAGCTGCAGAGGGAGAAGatttctgtatctgtttttGTCTGCAGATGAAGTCTGTGAAGCCTGCGAAACCGGTGCTCTGCTACTTCCATACGATAAGTTAGAGATAATTATTGTGACTGTGTAAGGCTTATTTATGCTCAGTGTTTAATACGGGTTCAGGTTCTGTGCTTCTTCATGTCCTTCATTACGTCCGTAcgttctctgaaagcttattATACagacagcactgcagtgctacTGGATGTCTTTGGGGGCAGTGTAGCAACACAACCACTGCCACACGAACGCCACAAAGAAGAAACTGCTGCCTCTTTCACCTTCTTTGTTGTTGTCAGGAGACTGTACTGCCCTCTAGCGGCTGTATTGCTTAACATTTATGCCAACATGAAAGGCTGAAGAGGTGTGTTGGCAGTGACGactgcactgtttaaaatgCACCTGCAAggtttaaaaatgaacaaagaGAAGTGTTTTCTAGGTGATTCTTGCAGCACTGAGTTAACTAAGGTGCAcgttaactgtgtgtgtgtgtgtgtgtgtgtgtgtgtgtgtgtgtgtgtgtgtgtgtgtgtgtgtgtgtgtgtgtgtgtgcgctttcTCTGTGCAGGAAACAACAGCATATTTGCTCCTGTTATGCTGCCGCCATCTAGTAAGTATTATTTGTGTTTGGATCAGACTTGGTCAGATTATCTTCAGTGTCTCTGTACACTCTCTGTCTCCTCACAGGTTTTCAGTaggatttttaaaatatatatttaatataaaactaCAGAATCAACCCTTTAAAATTTCCACagttaaatgtttgatgtttgatCTTTGATCTTCTCGTTCCAGAGTTCCACTCTGTGTCCTGTGGCACTCTCCATCAGTTGAGTGATGAGCCTCTTAAACCTCCACCATTACCCCCCCGCAGGAAAGACACATTCTCAGACAAGGTAGTTAAAatatgcacacgcacacagagGTTCTGTCTTAAGCAGATTACGGATTTAATACAAAGTTTTGCTGTGATTTAAACAAGTTGTCTGTGGGTTCTTAATAGAATTCCTAGGTAATTAACTGCATGAaaggtcactgtgtgtgtgtgtgtgtgtgtgtgtgtgtgtgtgtgtgtgtgtgtgtgtgtgttcagttgaGCTCCAGGTCTGAAGACAGTCCTCCTGCCATCCCGCCACGGttacctcctcctcttccccgCTTGCAGCCGCGAGTCCCTACATTTAATGGCCCGGCAGAAGGTCCCCTACCAAGCCCCCCACCTCCGCCACCCCGTGACCCCATCCCGGATTCACTGCCCCCACTGCCACAGCGCCCCCCGGAGAGCTTCATCAACTACCCCATCAGCGCCGCTGTGTCTCCAGTGGGACGGATTCAGTGGGACTTCAGCAGCATTCCTAGCTCACCCTGTACTCCACCCGGCACGCCCTCGCCCCGCATTGCACCCCCTCCTGGCACTCCTTCGCCTCGCGTGCCCCGTCGCTCCTGCCCGCTCAGCGCCAGCCAAACCAGCCTGTGCCACCTGCCTCTGCCTACTACAGCACCTCCTATACCTCCCCGACATAACTCCACGTCAGCACTCCCCAAACTGCCCCCGAAGACTTACAAAAGAGAGCTCTCTCACCCCACACACACGCTCTCCCAGccatccatacacacactctcactggtGGATAATGCAGACAGCAGCCAGTGAGAGCTGACAGcaggtcgtgtgtgtgtgtgtgcgtgtgcgtgtgcgtgtgagaCGAAATcaacttttttcttctttttttttgattgATCGCGGTTCAGTCAATCTCAATTTtataaataacaaacaaacattaaggGTGAACTCACTGGTGCATGACAAGACAGGCTGACGACACCATTACCCCAGAGTAACAGCCAATGAGAATGGAGCTACACCTACATTAGGCCTCAGTGACTGAAAGGTCTCCCACACACAGATCCTAACAAGACGGTCTGGCTGGAAATTAGGTGAACCCCAGTTGTCCTGCTTGTGCTAAAGGTAGTTGATCAGCCAATACCTGCGGTGTACATCTTCACAGTGTGTTGTAGTGTGAttatgaccacacacacacacacacacacacacacacaatgaaatTATTTAATGGGAAACTTTTCTAAATTCTCTTAATTGAAAAGGTGAAGGggagcagacgtctgaagctctaataaaagctcctcacagaaagttcttcacctaatggtgatgaagacgctgcctgatgcctgagacacggttctaccagagttctgagaaagTGTCTCCAacagtttcacaccaaactcctctCTGAAAGGGTTCATCTCAACCCTTTTCACTGGCTGATGCAGTCTGAGACAGGTGTGGGGGTTCAGGTGTGCCGTTAGCACCATGCTTCCATCACCTGCCTGCAAACTTTTGGCTGATGGACTATGTTTCTCATAAACGGGGGGGCGGGGCTTGTGCAAATTAGATTTTATTTGCCAAACTGTTTCTTTAAGGATAATgtgctggacacacacacacacacacacacacacacacacacacacactctctctctcactcctacTTGTGCTGCTGCTTCTCGAGGCCTTCTACGTGCTTACCCTCCACACTGCGGAGCACCATGGCCAAAGTTAAACTCTTTCTGCATACAGGCGAGGAAGGGGACGGACCCTTTGTAAATGTAGACTGTACGCTATAGGACAACGCCATGGCAACCACAGCACGCCTCTTTTCAGCTGCCTTTTTGCTTAAAACAGCCATGACCTGAGACTGTGACGTTGAGGTGAGCTTGACCACGATGTTCACTGATTGGCTCTGAAACGTCAGAAGCTGAGCTGTTTCTTtattttcgttttttttatttaaagccaTTGAAAAGCCAAGACAATGTCTTAAACGGCCAGAAACCGCGAGAACCGTGCGGTCTGCTGTGGAACACTACAGTTCCCACTGTTCTCTCCTACTTCACCAGGAACCAATGGATCTTCTCCGTGATTGGTTGTGATTCTCAATGTCAGAGATGAAAGAGGAGGAGTTTGATCTTCTGGATGATTTTCAGCCCCAATCTCAGACGTGCCTTTTATTTCACTCACACTGTTACTGAACAAACCAAAAGGCTTCGATTGAGTCTAAAGAATCATTTGCCTTCATGATGCTTAGAACAAAGTTGTACACTACAGCCGTGTGTGTATGAACGTGTGTCGACTAACTGGGTATTCTGTATAAAGTGTCTCTCGTCTTAAACAGGCCGTGACTGGCCCTGCTCAGCATTACCCCGACCCCAGAAACGGAGAAGACGGGCGCTACGTTTAAATAACTCACTGACAATCCGAGTCAGCGCCTCAgccccttctcccagactgccttacacacacacaccaatcagaCATGGcagtaaaaccactgacagctgaagtaaGTCACAGTGATGATCTggtggaggtcccacctcacaccCTTACCAttacttaaaggatctgctgctgaggTTAGTCCTGGTGCCGGATTACAACCTGAGACCCAGAGGTCAGAGCTACACAACGCTAGGCAGGtgcttttaatgttatggctgattggtgtatgctCCTCTGTCCGTGACGGAAGAGCAGTGATGGGCTTAAGGCTGATGGCCGTGTGAGTGtaccggtgtgtgtgtgcgggtgggtgtgtgtgtgtgggtgagtgttaGTGAGTATGAACTTTCTGGGGcctttttgttccttt carries:
- the sos2 gene encoding son of sevenless homolog 2; this encodes MQPQHGYDFSSEENSPKWRGLFVQALRKVQLQVHPNLSAKEDALQHIEELILQLLNMLCVSQPRTVPDVEERIQKTFPYPIDKWAMADAQTAIEKRKRRSPLLLPVDKIHPLLKEVLGYKIDYHVSLYIVAVLEYISADILKLAGNYVGNIRHYEISQQDIKVSMCADKVLMDMFDQEEVGLVSQCVEEVSSTGELTYDDLVRLEIAEERQYLRELDLIIKVFRKAFLSNSKLFTPQDLEVVFSNILEVHELTVKLLGLIEDAVEMTADGSPHPLVGSCFEDLAEEQAFDPYETLSQDILRKEFHDHFCSLMSRPTVALHFQSIAKGFKEAVQYVLPQLMMVPVYHCMHYFEFLQQLQERSEDQDDRECLKQAQTALLILQSSVERIYGKNQPRRKTSEPLYRLYSRPVRSKQLAIKRMNEIQRSIDGWEGKDIGQCCSQFILEGPLVRAGAKHERHNFLFDGLMISCKANQSSRLPGTGSGAEFRLKEKFVLRKYQIVDRDDSGELRFAFELVGREESSAVFCARSVEEKNAWMAALVTLQYRSTLDRMLDTELQREEQAQPLRLPSPEVYRFTVQDSEENIVFEEHTQSKTGIPIIKAGTVDKLIERLTYHMYADPNFVRTFLTTYRSFCKPQDLLTLLIERIEIPEPEQSEEDLQAMWNGDQPMAAELQRFRREYVQPVQLRVLNVFRQWVEHHFYDFESDPDLRCRLEEYITSTLQLRGKSMRKWVESINKIIKRKIQTQPNGVSPNITFESPPPPIEWHISRPGQVETFELMTLHPIEIARQLTLLESDLYRAVRPSELVGSVWTKEDKETNSPNLLRMIRHTTNLTLWFEKCIVESENLEERVAVFSRVIEVLQVFQELNNFNGVLEIVSAINSVPVYRLDHTFEAVPERKRRILEEAVELSQDHFKKYLARLKSINPPCVPFFGIYLTNILKTEEGNPDFLKRHGKELINFSKRRKVAEITGEIQQYQNQPYCLRVEHDIKRFFENLNPMGSKSEKEFCDDLFKKSLEIEPRNCKQPPRFVRKTTYSLKSPGVRPVRQASSSGGTARVHPVPLEREPPHKITFRSIAETEAESTTSLPTSPNTPTPPQSACSDLSSVFMEPDLSSSYGNNSIFAPVMLPPSKFHSVSCGTLHQLSDEPLKPPPLPPRRKDTFSDKLSSRSEDSPPAIPPRLPPPLPRLQPRVPTFNGPAEGPLPSPPPPPPRDPIPDSLPPLPQRPPESFINYPISAAVSPVGRIQWDFSSIPSSPCTPPGTPSPRIAPPPGTPSPRVPRRSCPLSASQTSLCHLPLPTTAPPIPPRHNSTSALPKLPPKTYKRELSHPTHTLSQPSIHTLSLVDNADSSQ